In a genomic window of Columba livia isolate bColLiv1 breed racing homer chromosome 4, bColLiv1.pat.W.v2, whole genome shotgun sequence:
- the RPIA gene encoding ribose-5-phosphate isomerase isoform X4, translating to MWAGACPATIPQTWGCLASFAASWTSVPSEAFPGQQNSILFSLRTGVDGCPSSLARKSCFQWVFILLPSLFVRLGYSITINKARAGARQLILQNGLTLSDLDRHPELDVAIDGADEVDSDLNLIKGGGGCLTQEKIVAGYAKCFIVIADYRKKSRSLGEQWKKGIPIEVIPMAYVPVTRALTKNFGGVVELRMAVSKAGPVVTDNGNFILDWKFDKVHEWSEVNTAIKMIPGVVETGLFIGMAEVVYFGMEDGSVSVREKQPR from the exons ATGTGGGCTGGAGCCTGTCCAGCTACAATCCCGCAGACATGGGGCTGCCTCGCATCTTTTGCAGCCTCTTGGACTTCAGTTCCAAGTGAAGCCTTCCCAGGTCAGCAAAACAGCATCTTATTTTCACTACGTACAGGTGTAGATGGCTGCCCGAGCTCACTGGCAAGGAAGAGTTGCTTTCAGTGGGTTTTTattctcctcccttccctgttTGTCAGGTTGGGTTATTCCATCACCATCAATAAAGCTAGAGCCGGG GCTCGTCAGCTGATCCTGCAGAATGGCTTAACGCTAAGTGACTTGGACCGACATCCAGAG CTCGACGTTGCCATCGATGGAGCGGATGAAGTGGACTCTGACCTCAACCTTATCAAAGGTGGCGG cGGTTGCTTGACGCAGGAGAAGATAGTTGCAGGATATGCAAAATGCTTCATTGTTATTGCCGATTACAG GAAAAAATCAAGGAGCCTCGGGGAGCAATGGAAGAAGGGGATTCCTATTGAAGTCATCCCCATGGCTTACGTCCCCGTCACCAGAGCCCTGACCAAAAACTTTGGAGGTGTTGTGGAGCTGCGGATGGCTGTTAGCAAAGCG GGCCCTGTGGTGACGGACAATGGGAACTTCATCCTGGACTGGAAGTTTGACAAGGTTCATGAATGGAGTGAGGTGAACACCGCTATAAAAATGATACCAG GTGTGGTGGAGACGGGGCTGTTCATCGGCATGGCGGAGGTGGTGTACTTCGGCATGGAGGACGGCTCGGTCAGCGTGCGGGAGAAGCAGCCGCGCTGA
- the RPIA gene encoding ribose-5-phosphate isomerase isoform X2, whose amino-acid sequence MRLPGRLGPLRSSALAARPPGRLRAGRAAGRRALTRGRLGGTMAEEAKRLAACAAVDKHVQNNQVLGIGSGSTIVHAVHRLAERVRQENLTIFCIPTSFQARQLILQNGLTLSDLDRHPELDVAIDGADEVDSDLNLIKGGGGCLTQEKIVAGYAKCFIVIADYRKKSRSLGEQWKKGIPIEVIPMAYVPVTRALTKNFGGVVELRMAVSKAGPVVTDNGNFILDWKFDKVHEWSEVNTAIKMIPGVVETGLFIGMAEVVYFGMEDGSVSVREKQPR is encoded by the exons ATGCGGCTCCCCGGCCGGCTCGGCCCGCTCCGCAGCTCGGCCCTGGCTGCCCGGCCGCCGGGGAGGCtccgggcggggcgggcggcggggagaCGCGCCCTGACCCGCGGGCGGCTCGGCGGCACCATGGCAGAGGAGGCCAAGAGGCTGGCAGCCTGCGCGGCCGTGGACAAGCACGTCCAG AACAATCAAGTTCTTGGGATTGGAAGCGGTTCTACGATTGTCCATGCAGTGCACCGATTAG CCGAGCGGGTTAGACAGGAAAACCTGACGATTTTCTGCATCCCTACATCTTTTCAG GCTCGTCAGCTGATCCTGCAGAATGGCTTAACGCTAAGTGACTTGGACCGACATCCAGAG CTCGACGTTGCCATCGATGGAGCGGATGAAGTGGACTCTGACCTCAACCTTATCAAAGGTGGCGG cGGTTGCTTGACGCAGGAGAAGATAGTTGCAGGATATGCAAAATGCTTCATTGTTATTGCCGATTACAG GAAAAAATCAAGGAGCCTCGGGGAGCAATGGAAGAAGGGGATTCCTATTGAAGTCATCCCCATGGCTTACGTCCCCGTCACCAGAGCCCTGACCAAAAACTTTGGAGGTGTTGTGGAGCTGCGGATGGCTGTTAGCAAAGCG GGCCCTGTGGTGACGGACAATGGGAACTTCATCCTGGACTGGAAGTTTGACAAGGTTCATGAATGGAGTGAGGTGAACACCGCTATAAAAATGATACCAG GTGTGGTGGAGACGGGGCTGTTCATCGGCATGGCGGAGGTGGTGTACTTCGGCATGGAGGACGGCTCGGTCAGCGTGCGGGAGAAGCAGCCGCGCTGA
- the RPIA gene encoding ribose-5-phosphate isomerase isoform X3, with translation MWAGACPATIPQTWGCLASFAASWTSVPSEAFPGQQNSILFSLRTGVDGCPSSLARKSCFQWVFILLPSLFVRLGYSITINKARAGARQLILQNGLTLSDLDRHPEVNGTAELDVAIDGADEVDSDLNLIKGGGGCLTQEKIVAGYAKCFIVIADYRKKSRSLGEQWKKGIPIEVIPMAYVPVTRALTKNFGGVVELRMAVSKAGPVVTDNGNFILDWKFDKVHEWSEVNTAIKMIPGVVETGLFIGMAEVVYFGMEDGSVSVREKQPR, from the exons ATGTGGGCTGGAGCCTGTCCAGCTACAATCCCGCAGACATGGGGCTGCCTCGCATCTTTTGCAGCCTCTTGGACTTCAGTTCCAAGTGAAGCCTTCCCAGGTCAGCAAAACAGCATCTTATTTTCACTACGTACAGGTGTAGATGGCTGCCCGAGCTCACTGGCAAGGAAGAGTTGCTTTCAGTGGGTTTTTattctcctcccttccctgttTGTCAGGTTGGGTTATTCCATCACCATCAATAAAGCTAGAGCCGGG GCTCGTCAGCTGATCCTGCAGAATGGCTTAACGCTAAGTGACTTGGACCGACATCCAGAGGTAAATGGGACTGCGGAG CTCGACGTTGCCATCGATGGAGCGGATGAAGTGGACTCTGACCTCAACCTTATCAAAGGTGGCGG cGGTTGCTTGACGCAGGAGAAGATAGTTGCAGGATATGCAAAATGCTTCATTGTTATTGCCGATTACAG GAAAAAATCAAGGAGCCTCGGGGAGCAATGGAAGAAGGGGATTCCTATTGAAGTCATCCCCATGGCTTACGTCCCCGTCACCAGAGCCCTGACCAAAAACTTTGGAGGTGTTGTGGAGCTGCGGATGGCTGTTAGCAAAGCG GGCCCTGTGGTGACGGACAATGGGAACTTCATCCTGGACTGGAAGTTTGACAAGGTTCATGAATGGAGTGAGGTGAACACCGCTATAAAAATGATACCAG GTGTGGTGGAGACGGGGCTGTTCATCGGCATGGCGGAGGTGGTGTACTTCGGCATGGAGGACGGCTCGGTCAGCGTGCGGGAGAAGCAGCCGCGCTGA
- the RPIA gene encoding ribose-5-phosphate isomerase isoform X1: protein MRLPGRLGPLRSSALAARPPGRLRAGRAAGRRALTRGRLGGTMAEEAKRLAACAAVDKHVQNNQVLGIGSGSTIVHAVHRLAERVRQENLTIFCIPTSFQARQLILQNGLTLSDLDRHPEVNGTAELDVAIDGADEVDSDLNLIKGGGGCLTQEKIVAGYAKCFIVIADYRKKSRSLGEQWKKGIPIEVIPMAYVPVTRALTKNFGGVVELRMAVSKAGPVVTDNGNFILDWKFDKVHEWSEVNTAIKMIPGVVETGLFIGMAEVVYFGMEDGSVSVREKQPR, encoded by the exons ATGCGGCTCCCCGGCCGGCTCGGCCCGCTCCGCAGCTCGGCCCTGGCTGCCCGGCCGCCGGGGAGGCtccgggcggggcgggcggcggggagaCGCGCCCTGACCCGCGGGCGGCTCGGCGGCACCATGGCAGAGGAGGCCAAGAGGCTGGCAGCCTGCGCGGCCGTGGACAAGCACGTCCAG AACAATCAAGTTCTTGGGATTGGAAGCGGTTCTACGATTGTCCATGCAGTGCACCGATTAG CCGAGCGGGTTAGACAGGAAAACCTGACGATTTTCTGCATCCCTACATCTTTTCAG GCTCGTCAGCTGATCCTGCAGAATGGCTTAACGCTAAGTGACTTGGACCGACATCCAGAGGTAAATGGGACTGCGGAG CTCGACGTTGCCATCGATGGAGCGGATGAAGTGGACTCTGACCTCAACCTTATCAAAGGTGGCGG cGGTTGCTTGACGCAGGAGAAGATAGTTGCAGGATATGCAAAATGCTTCATTGTTATTGCCGATTACAG GAAAAAATCAAGGAGCCTCGGGGAGCAATGGAAGAAGGGGATTCCTATTGAAGTCATCCCCATGGCTTACGTCCCCGTCACCAGAGCCCTGACCAAAAACTTTGGAGGTGTTGTGGAGCTGCGGATGGCTGTTAGCAAAGCG GGCCCTGTGGTGACGGACAATGGGAACTTCATCCTGGACTGGAAGTTTGACAAGGTTCATGAATGGAGTGAGGTGAACACCGCTATAAAAATGATACCAG GTGTGGTGGAGACGGGGCTGTTCATCGGCATGGCGGAGGTGGTGTACTTCGGCATGGAGGACGGCTCGGTCAGCGTGCGGGAGAAGCAGCCGCGCTGA